The Fusobacterium sp. FSA-380-WT-3A genome has a window encoding:
- a CDS encoding transposase zinc-binding domain-containing protein, whose translation MQLKHIFSNINIANLLLKIKKYFNDQHFANISETILKFQACSLEKCFALYQCPICKATHKFKVTCKSRLCPSCGKKYSAIWAEKTASSLIDVKHRAVLFTIPKELREFFFYDRNLLTKLTYAINDIFQYQFHNIKRKNERVHKIGKYSKKYFTNSDILHYGLITVIHTFGRDLK comes from the coding sequence ATGCAATTAAAACATATATTCTCTAACATTAATATAGCAAATTTACTTCTAAAAATCAAAAAATATTTTAATGATCAGCATTTTGCTAATATTTCTGAAACTATTCTAAAATTTCAAGCTTGTTCCCTTGAGAAATGCTTTGCTCTTTATCAATGTCCTATTTGTAAAGCGACTCATAAATTTAAAGTTACTTGTAAATCTAGACTTTGTCCTTCATGCGGTAAAAAATATTCTGCTATTTGGGCTGAAAAAACTGCTAGTTCCCTTATTGATGTTAAACATAGAGCAGTTCTTTTTACTATACCTAAAGAACTTAGAGAATTTTTCTTTTATGATAGAAATCTTTTAACTAAACTTACATATGCTATCAATGATATATTTCAATATCAATTTCATAATATTAAACGTAAAAATGAAAGAGTTCACAAAATTGGTAAGTATTCTAAAAAATATTTTACTAACTCTGATATTTTACATTATGGTTTAATTACTGTTATTCATACCTTTGGGCGCGACCTCAAATGA